A part of Nesterenkonia lutea genomic DNA contains:
- a CDS encoding DUF4192 family protein, which yields MDALSHDDQPRRGTPEARHTSPDSPPVQPRLDIQSPADCLQLVRHTFGGIPAESLIVIGLRDGHTGGHMRVDLRPALVDPYVSVRLIAECLAGEGAEPVPEAALVMLIGAEPDGDSQQSSWQACLAALGLLLESEYCVRMVQVWFVAGDTIRDPRGAEEGGRTPAPHSVSDLMADAAHPDGVLSADRRARPLERAAALFLSQAPAPDAEIRNAVEQERRQRAERLSPLQAQRLLLRWDAALEEVSPEAPSFTAEVVTRLLEQLRSGPCRDLLIPLATLGLPAAMLGLRVHSSPGASWTDPDQHRLLEDYAASFLGETGRRPDWERVDSLELVLQRLVPYAEGAERENLLCLMAWIEWSRGRGTAAGAFIDQCLQEFPQNQFSALIERLMQLKGVCAWARVKKHSWSWTRSQAESKS from the coding sequence ATGGACGCACTCTCCCATGACGACCAGCCCCGCCGCGGAACCCCGGAGGCGCGGCACACCTCACCAGACTCGCCTCCCGTTCAGCCGAGGTTGGACATCCAGAGCCCGGCCGACTGCCTGCAGCTGGTGCGGCACACCTTCGGCGGGATCCCTGCCGAGTCCCTGATCGTGATCGGGCTGCGGGATGGTCACACCGGGGGACATATGCGTGTCGATCTGCGACCGGCGCTGGTGGACCCCTACGTCTCGGTCCGCCTGATCGCCGAATGCCTGGCCGGCGAGGGAGCCGAACCCGTCCCGGAGGCGGCGCTGGTCATGCTCATCGGAGCCGAGCCGGACGGCGACTCCCAGCAGTCCTCCTGGCAGGCCTGCCTCGCGGCGCTGGGTCTGCTGCTGGAGTCTGAGTACTGCGTGCGCATGGTCCAGGTGTGGTTCGTCGCGGGCGACACCATCCGTGATCCACGCGGCGCCGAGGAGGGTGGGCGCACTCCTGCACCGCACTCGGTCTCGGACCTGATGGCAGACGCCGCGCACCCCGACGGGGTGCTCTCCGCCGACCGGAGGGCACGCCCTCTCGAACGCGCGGCCGCGCTCTTCCTGAGTCAGGCTCCCGCCCCGGATGCGGAGATCCGGAACGCCGTCGAACAGGAGCGTCGCCAGCGCGCGGAGCGGCTCAGTCCGCTGCAGGCTCAGCGGCTGCTGCTCCGCTGGGACGCTGCGCTCGAGGAAGTCTCGCCGGAGGCACCGAGCTTCACCGCCGAGGTCGTCACCCGCCTCCTGGAGCAGCTCAGGAGCGGACCCTGCCGTGATCTGCTGATTCCACTGGCCACGCTGGGACTGCCCGCCGCGATGCTGGGGCTGCGCGTCCATAGCTCCCCGGGGGCCAGCTGGACGGATCCGGATCAGCATCGACTGCTCGAGGACTATGCCGCATCATTCCTCGGAGAGACGGGCCGTCGTCCGGACTGGGAGCGGGTGGACTCGCTCGAGCTGGTGCTGCAGCGGCTTGTGCCCTACGCCGAAGGGGCGGAGCGGGAGAATCTGCTCTGCCTGATGGCCTGGATCGAATGGTCGCGAGGACGCGGTACAGCAGCAGGTGCCTTCATCGATCAATGCCTCCAGGAGTTTCCGCAGAACCAGTTCAGCGCGCTGATCGAACGGCTCATGCAGCTCAAAGGCGTCTGCGCCTGGGCGCGGGTGAAGAAGCACAGCTGGTCCTGGACGCGCAGCCAGGCGGAGTCGAAGAGCTGA
- a CDS encoding RNA polymerase sigma factor, which translates to MPTTASKSTEENAAAAEAEKKTPAKKSAATRSTASGKSTATKKSTAGTAAKKAPASKAAPAKKAAATKAAPATAASAAATKAPAKKTGGRKKAADPVDEVLAEVDAEEQAAPTAALEKAVAKAVADGEDPEVIAEDGQKPKDSDEEESKGRGFVISNADEDDAPAIQVVSAGATADPVKDYLKQIGKVALLNAEQEVDLALRIEAGLFADHKLAREDIKDKRLRRDLELVVADGKRAKNHLLEANLRLVVSLAKRYTGRGMLFLDLIQEGNLGLIRAVEKFDYTKGFKFSTYATWWIRQAITRAMADQARTIRIPVHMVEVINKLARVQRQMLQDLGREPTPEELAQELDMTPEKVVEVQKYGREPISLHTPLGEDGDSEFGDLIEDSEAVVPSDAVSFTLLQEQLHSVLDTLAEREAGVVAMRFGLTDGQPKTLDEIGKVYGVTRERIRQIESKTMSKLRHPSRSQVLRDYLD; encoded by the coding sequence GTGCCCACTACTGCGTCCAAGTCCACTGAAGAGAACGCGGCCGCTGCCGAGGCGGAGAAGAAGACGCCCGCCAAGAAGAGTGCCGCCACGCGCAGCACTGCCAGCGGCAAGTCCACGGCGACGAAGAAGAGCACCGCCGGCACCGCGGCGAAGAAGGCTCCTGCATCGAAGGCCGCCCCAGCCAAGAAGGCGGCTGCGACGAAGGCCGCCCCCGCCACGGCAGCGTCTGCCGCGGCGACCAAGGCGCCCGCCAAGAAGACCGGTGGCCGGAAGAAGGCCGCAGACCCGGTCGACGAGGTGCTGGCCGAGGTGGATGCCGAGGAGCAGGCTGCTCCGACAGCGGCTCTGGAGAAGGCAGTCGCCAAGGCGGTCGCCGACGGCGAAGATCCCGAGGTCATCGCCGAAGACGGTCAGAAGCCCAAGGACAGCGACGAGGAGGAGTCCAAGGGCCGCGGATTCGTCATCTCCAACGCTGACGAGGACGACGCCCCTGCCATCCAGGTGGTCTCCGCGGGCGCCACCGCCGACCCGGTCAAGGACTACCTCAAGCAGATCGGCAAGGTCGCGCTGCTGAACGCCGAGCAGGAGGTCGATCTCGCTCTGCGCATCGAGGCTGGCCTCTTCGCAGATCACAAGCTTGCCCGCGAGGACATCAAGGACAAGCGGCTCCGCCGTGATCTGGAACTTGTGGTCGCCGACGGCAAGCGGGCGAAGAACCACCTGCTCGAAGCCAACCTTCGACTCGTCGTCTCGCTGGCCAAGCGCTACACCGGACGCGGCATGCTCTTCCTGGACCTGATCCAGGAGGGAAATCTCGGACTCATCCGTGCCGTGGAGAAGTTCGACTACACCAAGGGCTTCAAGTTCTCGACCTATGCCACGTGGTGGATCCGGCAGGCCATCACCCGTGCCATGGCGGACCAGGCGCGCACCATCCGCATCCCGGTGCACATGGTCGAGGTCATCAACAAGCTGGCCCGCGTCCAGCGGCAGATGCTCCAGGACCTGGGCCGGGAGCCCACTCCGGAGGAGCTCGCCCAGGAACTCGACATGACGCCTGAGAAGGTCGTCGAGGTGCAGAAGTATGGCCGTGAGCCCATCTCGCTGCACACCCCGCTCGGCGAAGACGGAGACTCCGAGTTCGGTGACCTGATCGAGGATTCAGAGGCGGTCGTGCCTTCGGACGCGGTCAGCTTCACCCTGCTTCAGGAACAGCTGCATTCGGTGCTGGACACGCTCGCCGAGCGTGAAGCCGGCGTCGTGGCCATGCGCTTCGGACTCACCGACGGCCAGCCCAAGACCCTGGACGAGATCGGCAAGGTCTACGGAGTCACGCGCGAGCGGATCCGGCAGATAGAGTCCAAGACCATGTCCAAGCTGCGCCATCCCAGCCGCTCTCAGGTCCTGCGGGATTACCTGGACTGA
- a CDS encoding DUF7455 domain-containing protein: MTGTTGTLENQPTTLTALDRCDRCGAQAYVRAALPSGVLLFCNHHARQVEDSLRPKTVEWIDESDRLVTAR; this comes from the coding sequence ATGACCGGTACCACTGGCACCCTGGAAAATCAGCCGACAACCCTGACTGCCCTTGATCGTTGCGACCGCTGCGGGGCACAGGCCTATGTGCGAGCGGCCCTGCCATCCGGCGTTCTGCTCTTCTGCAATCACCACGCACGGCAGGTCGAGGATTCGCTGCGACCCAAGACCGTCGAGTGGATCGATGAATCAGACCGCCTGGTGACCGCGAGATAG
- a CDS encoding DNA gyrase/topoisomerase IV subunit B yields MAKRSEYDARHLSVLEGLEAVRKRPGMYIGSTDSRGLMHCLWEIIDNSVDEALAGHASTISITLHPDDSVEVSDDGRGIPVDIEPRTGLSGLEVVFTKLHAGGKFGGGSYNAVGGLHGVGASVVNALSARLDAQVSRGGKVHQLSFRRGEPGVFAGARPDPDAEFTPAAEGSPLAVVGKAKRGVTGTTIRYWSDRQIFTSDAGFDDIEIANRARQTAFLVPGLRITVRDERGAEPLEEVFQYDGGISEFTEHLSSDASVTDIWRIQGHGKFTERIPVLAADGRSHMQDVERDCEVDIALRWGIGYETTVRSFVNIIATPKGGTHLMGFEQALLKSLRKTVDANARRLKAGSDKLEKDDVLAGLTAVVTVRIAEPQFEGQTKEILGTPAARQIVSRVVSKELEARLTSTRRGEKQQANAVLEKVVAEMKSRISARMHKETQRRKNALETSSMPAKLVECRSKGVAETELFIVEGDSALGTAKLARSSDFQALLPIRGKILNVQKASVADMLSNTECAALLQVIGAGSGRTFDIDAARYGKVVLMTDADVDGAHIRTLLLTLFFRYMRPMIEAGRVFAAVPPLHRVEVIHPGRKANEVKYTYSEAELNRLLAELEQQNLNYKEPIQRYKGLGEMDADQLSETTMDPEHRALRRIRVQDAEAAERVFDLLMGSVVAPRKDFIIEGSQALDRERIDA; encoded by the coding sequence TTGGCCAAGCGCTCTGAATACGACGCCCGGCACCTATCGGTGCTGGAAGGCCTCGAGGCTGTCCGCAAGCGTCCCGGCATGTACATCGGCTCCACGGACTCCCGCGGGCTCATGCACTGTCTCTGGGAGATCATCGACAACTCCGTGGACGAGGCGCTGGCAGGCCACGCCTCCACGATCTCGATCACCCTGCACCCCGACGACTCGGTCGAGGTCAGCGACGACGGCCGCGGCATCCCGGTCGACATCGAACCGCGGACCGGACTCTCCGGACTGGAGGTCGTCTTCACCAAGCTGCACGCCGGGGGAAAGTTCGGCGGCGGCTCGTACAACGCCGTCGGCGGTCTGCACGGTGTCGGCGCCTCAGTGGTCAACGCGCTCTCGGCGCGCCTGGACGCTCAGGTCAGCCGTGGCGGCAAGGTCCACCAGCTCTCCTTCCGTCGTGGCGAGCCCGGGGTCTTCGCGGGGGCCCGCCCGGACCCCGACGCTGAATTCACCCCCGCGGCAGAAGGTTCCCCGCTGGCAGTGGTCGGCAAGGCCAAGCGCGGAGTCACCGGGACCACCATCCGCTACTGGTCAGACCGACAGATCTTCACCTCGGACGCGGGCTTCGATGACATCGAGATCGCCAATCGCGCCCGTCAGACAGCGTTCCTCGTCCCAGGGCTGCGCATCACCGTGCGCGACGAGCGCGGGGCCGAACCCCTTGAAGAGGTCTTCCAGTACGACGGTGGCATCAGTGAGTTCACCGAGCACCTCTCCAGCGACGCCTCGGTCACCGATATCTGGCGCATCCAGGGTCATGGGAAGTTCACCGAGCGGATCCCGGTGCTCGCTGCGGACGGACGCAGCCATATGCAGGACGTCGAGCGCGACTGCGAGGTCGACATCGCGCTGCGCTGGGGGATCGGCTACGAGACCACGGTGCGCAGCTTCGTGAACATCATCGCCACCCCCAAGGGCGGCACGCACCTGATGGGCTTCGAGCAGGCCCTGCTGAAGAGCCTGCGCAAGACGGTGGACGCCAATGCCCGCCGACTCAAGGCTGGCAGCGACAAGCTGGAGAAGGACGATGTGCTCGCAGGGCTCACCGCCGTGGTGACCGTGCGGATCGCCGAACCCCAGTTCGAGGGGCAGACGAAGGAGATCCTCGGCACCCCTGCGGCTCGGCAGATCGTCTCGCGCGTGGTCAGCAAGGAGCTCGAAGCCCGTCTGACCTCTACCAGACGAGGGGAGAAGCAGCAGGCGAACGCGGTCCTTGAAAAGGTCGTCGCGGAGATGAAGTCACGCATCTCAGCCCGGATGCACAAGGAGACACAGCGCCGGAAGAACGCCCTGGAGACCTCGTCGATGCCCGCGAAGCTGGTGGAGTGCCGCTCCAAGGGGGTCGCGGAGACCGAGCTGTTCATCGTGGAGGGGGATTCGGCACTGGGCACCGCAAAGCTCGCCCGCTCCTCAGACTTCCAGGCGCTGCTTCCCATCCGCGGCAAGATCCTCAATGTCCAGAAGGCCTCCGTGGCCGACATGCTCTCGAACACCGAATGCGCCGCGCTGCTGCAGGTCATCGGGGCAGGCTCGGGACGGACCTTCGACATCGACGCCGCCCGCTACGGCAAGGTCGTGCTGATGACCGATGCAGACGTCGACGGCGCGCATATCCGCACGCTGCTGCTGACCCTCTTCTTCCGTTATATGCGACCGATGATCGAGGCCGGGAGGGTCTTCGCCGCGGTGCCGCCGCTGCACAGGGTCGAGGTGATCCATCCGGGCCGAAAGGCCAACGAGGTGAAGTACACCTACTCCGAGGCGGAGCTGAACCGTCTCCTGGCCGAGCTCGAGCAGCAGAATCTCAACTACAAGGAACCCATCCAGCGCTATAAGGGCCTTGGAGAGATGGACGCCGATCAGCTCTCGGAGACCACCATGGATCCGGAGCACCGGGCGCTGCGTCGGATCCGTGTTCAGGACGCCGAGGCCGCCGAGCGGGTCTTCGACCTGCTGATGGGGTCTGTGGTCGCCCCGCGCAAGGACTTCATCATCGAAGGTTCCCAGGCGCTGGACCGAGAACGGATCGACGCCTGA
- a CDS encoding heme o synthase — protein sequence MTQQTSVASTGDAAAAASGADAAQPQWRRKVAAYWSLTKPRVIELLLVTTLPTMFFAQQGVPNFWLALATLVGGAMAAGSAGAFNCYIDRDMDKLMNRTKKRPLVTGELSPREALIFASLLGLAAIGVLWFGTNPLAAGLGAAAIFFYVVVYTMILKRRTEQNIIWGGIAGCFPVVIAWAAVRETLEWPAVVLFVVIFLWTPPHYWPLSMKYRTDYQTAHVPMLGAVATAQTVSVQVVLYAWATVMCSLLLIPMGWAGITYTAFALASGAWFIYEAHVLHRQALTGTLTDKKAMKVFHLSILYLTLLFIGLWVDPFIGSPLMG from the coding sequence GTGACCCAACAGACTTCTGTCGCCTCGACCGGCGATGCCGCCGCCGCAGCCTCTGGCGCGGACGCCGCACAGCCTCAGTGGCGACGCAAGGTGGCCGCATACTGGTCGCTGACCAAACCGCGCGTCATCGAGCTCCTCCTGGTCACCACTCTGCCCACGATGTTCTTCGCCCAGCAGGGCGTGCCGAACTTCTGGCTGGCTCTGGCGACTCTGGTGGGCGGAGCGATGGCGGCCGGTTCCGCCGGGGCCTTCAACTGCTATATCGATCGCGATATGGACAAGTTGATGAATCGCACGAAGAAACGACCGCTGGTCACGGGCGAGCTCAGCCCCCGGGAGGCGCTCATCTTCGCCTCGCTGCTCGGACTGGCCGCGATCGGCGTGCTCTGGTTCGGCACCAATCCACTGGCCGCCGGACTCGGTGCCGCTGCCATCTTCTTCTACGTCGTCGTCTACACGATGATCCTGAAGCGTCGCACCGAGCAGAACATCATCTGGGGCGGCATCGCGGGATGCTTCCCCGTGGTGATTGCCTGGGCGGCCGTGCGGGAAACCCTGGAATGGCCCGCAGTGGTCCTCTTCGTGGTGATCTTCCTGTGGACCCCGCCGCACTACTGGCCGCTGTCGATGAAGTATCGGACGGACTACCAGACCGCACATGTTCCGATGCTCGGTGCCGTGGCCACGGCGCAGACGGTCTCAGTCCAGGTCGTGCTCTATGCCTGGGCCACCGTGATGTGTTCTCTGCTGCTGATCCCGATGGGCTGGGCCGGCATCACCTATACGGCCTTCGCGCTGGCCTCCGGCGCCTGGTTCATCTACGAGGCCCATGTGCTGCACCGCCAGGCGCTGACCGGCACGCTCACCGACAAGAAGGCCATGAAGGTCTTCCATCTCTCGATCCTCTATCTCACCCTGCTCTTCATCGGGCTCTGGGTGGATCCCTTCATCGGCTCCCCGCTGATGGGCTGA
- a CDS encoding CBS domain-containing protein yields the protein MTRPLLHAQRGIAATTPDTLSSAGAPGAEQARHYPRRSAVMADIGQIMAPLDATILGTRSLADAQRLLEHSDAAVVLNLSYRPIGLITRADLAAVQDQDPQGWSKKRCACLVRQSDQPVQRRMSIRELLVNSAHDPKRPLLVLDQDEPAGILFPEAISAWRAEAQPISGEPMKGSTQSPMKSRVR from the coding sequence ATGACTCGACCACTGCTTCATGCACAGCGCGGCATCGCGGCCACCACTCCGGACACTCTCAGCTCGGCAGGCGCACCGGGCGCAGAGCAGGCACGCCACTATCCACGGAGGAGTGCGGTCATGGCCGACATCGGGCAGATCATGGCACCGCTGGACGCCACCATCCTGGGCACACGCTCCCTGGCCGATGCACAGCGTCTCCTGGAGCACTCCGATGCGGCAGTGGTGCTGAACCTCTCCTACCGCCCGATCGGCCTGATCACACGCGCCGATCTCGCCGCGGTGCAGGATCAGGACCCTCAGGGCTGGTCCAAGAAGCGGTGCGCCTGTCTGGTGCGCCAGAGCGATCAGCCGGTGCAGCGCCGCATGTCGATCCGGGAGCTGCTCGTGAATTCAGCTCATGACCCGAAGCGGCCCCTGCTCGTCCTGGACCAGGACGAGCCCGCAGGGATCCTCTTTCCGGAAGCCATCAGCGCCTGGAGAGCCGAGGCTCAGCCCATCAGCGGGGAGCCGATGAAGGGATCCACCCAGAGCCCGATGAAGAGCAGGGTGAGATAG
- a CDS encoding GAF and ANTAR domain-containing protein: protein MSTESKLSEDMLDTDTMDDAVLDAVATEASELDVSADLQLLIQQDGDIASFLEGLAEAAAERFSGTQPVLCGIILDRAKRNVVAAASSPEAKQLDEVQAGFDEGPCLEAQRTNTVISVADVRTERRWPGYMAAVREFGMRSVLAMPLTLHSEAQAAMNLYTSTPEAFGPAEIAAARRYADLASQVGLIALRLAARSENVEHLQAAMESRTAIDIAVGVVMAQNRCTQEEAFGILREASSHRNIKLRVLAEELVASVGRQTPATVFDT from the coding sequence ATGAGCACGGAGTCCAAGCTGAGCGAGGACATGCTTGACACGGACACGATGGATGACGCCGTCCTCGACGCAGTCGCCACCGAAGCATCGGAGCTCGACGTCTCGGCGGACCTCCAGCTGCTCATCCAGCAGGACGGCGACATCGCCAGCTTCCTGGAGGGCCTCGCCGAGGCCGCTGCGGAGAGATTCAGCGGCACCCAGCCGGTGCTCTGCGGGATCATTCTCGACAGGGCCAAGCGGAACGTCGTCGCGGCAGCCAGCAGCCCAGAGGCGAAGCAGCTCGACGAGGTGCAGGCAGGATTCGACGAGGGCCCCTGTCTGGAGGCCCAGCGCACGAACACGGTGATCAGCGTCGCGGATGTCCGCACTGAGCGCCGCTGGCCGGGGTATATGGCAGCCGTGCGCGAGTTCGGGATGCGCAGCGTGCTGGCCATGCCCCTGACACTGCATTCCGAGGCCCAGGCCGCGATGAACCTCTACACGAGCACCCCTGAGGCCTTCGGCCCCGCAGAGATCGCGGCCGCCCGCCGGTACGCAGACCTCGCATCCCAGGTAGGGCTGATCGCACTGCGCCTGGCCGCCCGGTCCGAGAATGTGGAGCACCTGCAGGCCGCCATGGAGTCCCGGACGGCGATCGACATCGCCGTCGGGGTGGTGATGGCGCAGAACCGGTGCACCCAGGAGGAGGCCTTCGGCATTCTCCGCGAGGCCTCCAGCCACCGGAACATCAAGCTGCGAGTGTTGGCAGAGGAGCTTGTGGCCTCTGTCGGTCGGCAGACGCCGGCGACCGTCTTCGACACGTAG
- a CDS encoding IMPACT family protein produces the protein MSERAESYTVLRPGIQVRTELERSRSRFRTVLCRAESEEDAQRVLKELRQANPTARHLCSAWVIGPHRSLQRSHDDGEPSGTAGAPILAALLRSDMPDGEQDLSDVLAVVLRWFGGTLLGSGGLVSAYSDSVLQALRRSRDQADLVPRVRMRRYDVHAPTAEAGRWENELRAAGVQVWSTDYSQDGSQARIQVSVLDSQAQIAELIGRISSLSTGGVSPTEAGRHWLDLPTGQR, from the coding sequence ATGTCCGAGCGCGCCGAGTCCTACACCGTGCTGAGGCCCGGGATCCAGGTCCGCACCGAGCTCGAGCGCAGTCGCTCGCGCTTCCGCACAGTGTTGTGCCGTGCTGAGAGCGAGGAGGATGCGCAGCGGGTGCTCAAGGAGCTGCGTCAGGCCAATCCCACGGCTCGGCACCTCTGCAGCGCCTGGGTCATCGGACCGCACCGGTCCCTGCAGCGTTCGCATGACGATGGTGAACCCTCCGGCACTGCGGGCGCGCCGATCCTTGCCGCGCTGCTCAGATCGGACATGCCCGACGGTGAGCAGGACCTCAGCGATGTCCTCGCCGTGGTGCTTCGCTGGTTCGGTGGAACTCTGCTGGGATCGGGCGGGCTGGTGAGCGCGTACTCGGACTCGGTCCTCCAGGCCCTGCGCAGGTCCAGGGACCAGGCGGACCTCGTGCCCAGGGTGCGGATGCGGCGCTACGACGTTCACGCACCCACGGCGGAGGCCGGGCGGTGGGAGAACGAGCTGCGCGCCGCCGGAGTCCAGGTGTGGAGCACGGACTACAGCCAGGACGGGTCTCAGGCCCGGATCCAGGTCTCGGTCCTCGACAGCCAGGCGCAGATCGCTGAACTGATCGGACGGATCTCCAGTCTGAGCACCGGCGGGGTCTCCCCCACCGAGGCCGGGCGGCACTGGCTGGATCTGCCCACCGGTCAGCGCTGA
- a CDS encoding sigma-54-dependent transcriptional regulator family protein, translating into MEALSTEPATWASLPAVLRESWRRSAARISDPERALPPIELDGAELSSCREDHPLRLVLPVLRRLLVHPAADAGLIVATADVRGRLLWVDGARETLRLAERSGFQPGANWSEQAIGTSAPGLALATGRGVQVHREQHFSYAAHRFSCSAAPIRHPLTGAVLGVVDLTGGDQAVAVHSLPLIRAAISAAEEHLRFLPALPSPARLTTLGRRPASVSWGQQLHRLGARHAEILFLLSWYGPPHGPQQGLSAGELAELLYGEPAHEVAVRAELVRLRRLLRSRSSPENELLSRPYRLSAPVQLDAREVKAALTVGDRHSALEIYRGELLPGSEAPGILRVRRELSALLRESILSDGSADEVFRYLQLPEASQDQQAIRVALKLLPPGAPERAALVAGSENSPRS; encoded by the coding sequence ATGGAGGCTCTGTCCACGGAGCCGGCAACCTGGGCCAGCCTGCCGGCCGTGCTGCGTGAATCCTGGCGCCGCTCTGCGGCGCGGATCAGCGATCCAGAGCGAGCGCTTCCGCCGATCGAGCTCGATGGTGCAGAGCTCTCCAGCTGCCGAGAGGATCATCCGCTTCGTCTGGTGCTGCCGGTTCTGCGCCGGCTCCTGGTCCATCCGGCGGCAGATGCAGGGCTCATCGTGGCCACCGCGGACGTCCGCGGACGCCTGCTGTGGGTGGACGGAGCACGCGAGACGCTGCGGCTGGCGGAACGCTCGGGATTCCAGCCGGGGGCGAACTGGTCCGAGCAGGCGATCGGCACCTCCGCTCCCGGCCTCGCTCTCGCCACGGGGCGCGGCGTGCAGGTGCACCGTGAGCAGCACTTCTCCTATGCCGCACACCGATTCTCCTGTTCGGCCGCCCCCATCCGTCATCCGCTCACCGGCGCGGTGCTCGGGGTGGTGGACCTGACGGGAGGAGATCAGGCGGTGGCGGTCCATTCTCTGCCGCTGATCCGGGCAGCGATCTCAGCTGCCGAGGAGCACCTGCGCTTCCTCCCCGCGCTGCCGTCTCCGGCACGTCTGACCACGCTGGGGCGCAGACCTGCGTCGGTCAGCTGGGGTCAGCAGCTGCACCGGCTGGGCGCTCGGCATGCCGAGATCCTGTTCCTGCTCAGCTGGTACGGCCCGCCGCATGGTCCACAGCAGGGCCTCTCCGCCGGGGAGCTGGCTGAGCTCCTCTATGGCGAGCCCGCTCATGAGGTCGCGGTCCGCGCGGAACTGGTGAGGCTCCGCAGACTCCTGCGCAGTCGCTCTTCGCCGGAGAACGAGCTGCTGTCTCGGCCCTACCGACTCAGCGCACCGGTGCAGCTCGACGCTCGAGAGGTCAAGGCTGCCCTGACCGTTGGAGACCGGCACAGCGCCCTTGAGATCTATCGCGGAGAGCTGCTGCCCGGCAGTGAAGCACCAGGAATCCTGCGGGTGCGGCGCGAACTCTCCGCGCTGCTGCGAGAGTCCATCCTCTCCGACGGCTCCGCCGACGAGGTCTTCCGCTACCTCCAGCTTCCAGAAGCCTCGCAGGATCAGCAGGCGATCAGAGTCGCGCTGAAGCTGCTTCCGCCGGGCGCCCCGGAGCGGGCGGCCCTGGTGGCCGGGAGTGAAAACTCCCCGAGGTCGTAG
- the adh gene encoding aldehyde dehydrogenase, protein MTIYAQPGTEGGLLSFKPRYENYIGGEWVPPVKGQYFENPTPVTGRTFTEVARSTAEDIELALDAAHRAAPAWGRTSVAERDVVLNKIADRIESNLEMLAVAETWENGKPVRETLAADLPLAADHFRYFAGAIRAQEGGISEIDADTVAYHFHEPLGVVGQIIPWNFPILMAAWKLAPALSAGNAVVLKPAEQTPTSILVLMELIGDLLPAGVLNVVNGFGAEAGAPLASSPRIRKIAFTGETTTGRLIMQYASQNLIPMTLELGGKSPNLFFADVAREDDAFYDKALEGFTMFAFNQGEVCTCPSRALIQSSIYDQFLGDAVERTKQVKQGNPLDTETQVGAQASNDQLEKILSYFDIGQQEGAEVLTGGHRAELAGDLSGGYYVEPTIFKGSNSMRIFQEEIFGPVVSVTEFKDYAEGIQIANDTLYGLGAGVWSREANIAYRAGRDIQAGRVWTNCFHAYPAHAAFGGYKNSGIGRENHLMMLAHYQQTKNMLVSYSEDKQGFF, encoded by the coding sequence GTGACGATCTATGCGCAGCCCGGGACCGAAGGCGGTCTCCTCAGCTTCAAGCCGCGGTATGAGAACTACATCGGCGGCGAATGGGTACCCCCGGTGAAAGGACAGTACTTCGAGAACCCCACACCGGTGACCGGAAGGACCTTCACCGAGGTCGCGCGCTCCACGGCCGAGGACATCGAGCTCGCACTCGACGCCGCCCACCGCGCGGCTCCGGCGTGGGGACGCACCTCGGTGGCCGAGCGGGACGTGGTGCTGAACAAGATCGCCGATCGCATCGAGTCCAACCTCGAGATGCTCGCCGTCGCCGAGACCTGGGAGAACGGCAAGCCGGTGCGGGAGACCCTCGCCGCAGACCTTCCGCTGGCGGCAGACCACTTCCGCTACTTCGCCGGCGCCATCAGGGCCCAGGAGGGTGGCATCAGCGAGATCGACGCGGACACGGTGGCCTACCACTTCCATGAGCCGCTGGGCGTCGTCGGACAGATCATCCCGTGGAACTTCCCCATCCTCATGGCAGCCTGGAAGCTCGCCCCGGCGCTCTCGGCGGGCAACGCCGTCGTGCTCAAGCCCGCTGAACAGACGCCCACGTCCATCCTGGTGCTCATGGAGCTCATCGGTGATCTGCTTCCCGCCGGCGTGCTCAACGTGGTCAACGGCTTCGGGGCTGAAGCAGGGGCCCCGCTGGCGTCGAGTCCGCGCATCCGGAAGATCGCCTTCACCGGGGAGACCACCACCGGGCGCCTGATCATGCAGTACGCCTCACAGAACCTGATTCCGATGACGCTGGAGCTCGGCGGCAAGAGCCCCAACCTCTTCTTCGCCGACGTGGCGCGGGAAGACGACGCCTTCTACGACAAGGCGCTGGAGGGATTCACCATGTTCGCCTTCAACCAGGGCGAAGTCTGCACCTGTCCCTCACGTGCGCTGATCCAGTCCAGCATCTACGACCAGTTCCTCGGTGATGCGGTGGAGCGCACGAAGCAGGTCAAGCAGGGCAATCCGCTGGACACCGAGACCCAGGTGGGCGCACAGGCGAGCAACGATCAGCTGGAGAAGATCCTGAGCTACTTCGACATCGGTCAGCAGGAAGGCGCCGAGGTGCTCACCGGCGGCCATCGGGCCGAGCTCGCGGGAGATCTCTCCGGGGGGTACTACGTGGAGCCGACCATCTTCAAGGGCTCCAACTCCATGCGCATCTTCCAGGAGGAGATCTTCGGACCTGTCGTCTCGGTCACCGAGTTCAAGGACTACGCCGAGGGCATCCAGATCGCCAATGACACGCTGTATGGACTGGGAGCCGGAGTCTGGTCCCGGGAGGCGAACATCGCCTACCGAGCGGGACGTGACATCCAGGCGGGCCGGGTCTGGACCAACTGCTTCCACGCCTACCCGGCCCACGCGGCCTTCGGCGGGTACAAGAACTCCGGGATCGGTCGCGAGAACCACCTGATGATGCTCGCCCATTACCAGCAGACGAAGAACATGCTGGTCAGCTACAGCGAGGACAAGCAGGGCTTCTTCTAG